From one Peptoniphilaceae bacterium AMB_02 genomic stretch:
- a CDS encoding pyridoxal phosphate-dependent aminotransferase → MISKKMASFLGKSSLIRAMFEEGKKLKAEYGSDNVYDFSLGNPNVPAPIEVNRAIIDLIENEDPVLLHGYMSNQGFEDVREVVANSLNKKHGTSFTSNNILMTVGAAAGLNIIFKTLLDPGDEVIVLKPYFLEYGNYVRNYDGVLVEVDTLKDSFMPDYDALKSAINDKTKAVIINSPHNPTGVVYSEDTIVKIAEVLRAKESELNKTIYLISDEPYRELVYDGVEVPYLTKYYDDTIVAYSYSKSLSLPGERIGYLVIPDEASCSEDIMGAATIANRIMGFVNAPSLIQRVIGKCIDAAVDLDFYDVNRKLLYNRLKELGLECVLPQGAFYLFVKSPIEDERIFIEMGKQHNILMVPGSAFSAPGYVRLAYCVSKACIENSLPAFASLMEDVKNLR, encoded by the coding sequence ATGATATCTAAAAAAATGGCATCATTTCTCGGTAAGAGTTCACTTATTCGAGCAATGTTTGAGGAAGGAAAGAAACTAAAAGCGGAGTATGGCTCTGATAATGTATATGACTTCAGTCTGGGAAACCCCAATGTACCTGCACCTATCGAAGTGAATCGTGCAATTATCGACTTGATCGAAAATGAGGATCCCGTTTTACTACATGGGTACATGAGTAATCAAGGCTTTGAAGATGTAAGGGAAGTTGTTGCAAATTCACTCAATAAAAAACACGGAACTTCTTTTACTTCAAATAATATACTTATGACAGTTGGTGCTGCTGCCGGACTGAATATAATATTTAAAACTCTTTTGGATCCCGGTGACGAAGTAATAGTTTTAAAGCCTTACTTTTTAGAGTACGGGAATTATGTGAGAAATTATGATGGGGTTTTAGTGGAAGTTGATACCTTAAAGGACAGCTTTATGCCTGATTATGATGCTTTAAAATCAGCTATAAATGATAAAACCAAAGCTGTAATAATCAATTCACCTCATAATCCTACCGGAGTGGTTTATTCTGAAGATACGATAGTAAAGATTGCTGAGGTATTGAGAGCCAAAGAGAGTGAACTCAATAAAACCATATATCTAATCTCAGATGAACCTTACAGAGAGCTAGTATATGATGGGGTCGAAGTTCCATATTTGACCAAGTACTATGATGATACAATAGTAGCATACTCATATAGCAAGTCTCTATCACTACCGGGTGAGCGTATTGGTTACTTGGTGATACCTGATGAGGCTTCATGTTCAGAGGATATAATGGGAGCTGCAACAATTGCTAACAGAATAATGGGCTTTGTAAATGCTCCATCTCTTATTCAAAGGGTAATAGGAAAATGTATAGATGCAGCTGTGGATTTAGATTTTTACGATGTAAACAGAAAACTGCTCTATAATAGATTAAAGGAATTGGGACTGGAATGCGTACTTCCACAAGGAGCTTTCTATCTATTCGTAAAATCACCTATAGAAGATGAGAGGATTTTTATTGAAATGGGCAAACAACATAATATACTCATGGTACCGGGGTCTGCGTTTTCTGCACCAGGATATGTAAGACTTGCATACTGTGTATCTAAAGCCTGTATAGAAAACTCTCTTCCTGCATTTGCGAGCTTAATGGAAGATGTGAAAAATTTACGATAG
- a CDS encoding acylphosphatase, protein MKRYRIVFVGRVQGVGFRFKSMEIARRLGLTGYVFNDYDGTVVMEVQGKVDRIEDLCQGLQEDRFIRIDKIFKTEMDLNKDEKGFTIGN, encoded by the coding sequence ATGAAACGATATAGAATTGTATTTGTTGGAAGGGTGCAAGGAGTCGGTTTTAGATTTAAAAGCATGGAAATTGCAAGAAGACTGGGGTTAACCGGCTATGTTTTTAACGATTATGACGGAACGGTTGTAATGGAAGTTCAAGGAAAAGTGGATAGGATAGAGGACTTATGTCAAGGATTGCAAGAGGATCGCTTTATAAGAATTGATAAAATATTCAAGACAGAAATGGACTTAAATAAAGATGAGAAAGGTTTTACGATAGGTAATTAA
- the rplK gene encoding 50S ribosomal protein L11 — MAKKVQAIVKLQIPAGKATPAPPVGTALGPHGVNIMQFTKEFNAKTQSQEGYIIPVVLTVYQDRSFSFITKTPPVPVLIKKALGIEKGSGVPNKDKVANLTQAQVREIAELKMVDLNAADVEAAMRMVAGTARSMGVTVEG, encoded by the coding sequence ATGGCTAAAAAAGTACAAGCAATAGTAAAATTACAAATACCTGCAGGAAAAGCAACTCCTGCACCACCGGTAGGTACCGCACTTGGACCTCATGGTGTAAACATAATGCAATTCACTAAGGAATTCAATGCAAAAACTCAATCACAAGAAGGATATATAATTCCGGTTGTTTTGACTGTATACCAAGACAGATCATTTAGTTTTATAACAAAAACTCCACCGGTACCTGTTTTAATTAAAAAGGCTCTTGGAATTGAAAAAGGATCTGGAGTTCCTAATAAAGATAAAGTTGCAAACCTTACGCAAGCTCAAGTTAGAGAAATTGCTGAATTAAAGATGGTTGACCTAAACGCTGCTGATGTAGAAGCTGCTATGAGAATGGTAGCAGGAACTGCAAGAAGCATGGGTGTAACTGTCGAAGGCTAA
- the nusG gene encoding transcription termination/antitermination protein NusG: MNEDNGNKNERYAERAKEAKWYVVHTYSGHENKVKDNIEKMVENRGYIDDIFEVAVPTEEYVETKNGVKTIKERKLFPSYVLIKMIITDVSWFLVRNTRGVTGFVGPGSKPVPLTEKEVKAFGVQTVSIPEMDLNVGDSIKVIDGPFEGFVGKVEEISPEKLKLKASVSIFGRDTIVELDYDNIERV; encoded by the coding sequence ATGAACGAAGACAATGGCAACAAAAATGAAAGATACGCAGAAAGAGCAAAAGAGGCCAAATGGTATGTAGTACATACATACTCGGGTCATGAGAACAAAGTTAAAGACAATATTGAGAAGATGGTTGAAAACAGAGGATATATCGATGATATATTCGAAGTTGCAGTGCCTACTGAAGAATATGTCGAAACCAAAAATGGTGTAAAAACTATTAAAGAAAGAAAATTGTTTCCCAGCTATGTTCTAATTAAAATGATAATCACTGATGTATCATGGTTTTTAGTTAGAAATACAAGAGGGGTTACAGGCTTTGTGGGACCGGGTTCTAAACCCGTACCATTGACAGAAAAAGAAGTAAAAGCATTTGGGGTGCAAACTGTTTCGATACCTGAAATGGATTTAAATGTCGGAGATTCTATCAAGGTAATAGATGGACCTTTTGAAGGATTTGTCGGCAAGGTAGAAGAGATAAGTCCTGAGAAGCTAAAGTTAAAAGCTTCTGTTTCAATTTTTGGTAGAGATACCATTGTTGAACTGGATTATGATAATATCGAAAGAGTATAA
- a CDS encoding CoA pyrophosphatase, with protein sequence MYLERFSSYKPKPFGVNREFAVGIILFGPKEDKKIIFEIRSSTVSQPNDVSLPGGRKEDGESLYECVLREIEEEIGIPKEDLEYVGKSDYVVEPIGVVYPFVFNYKYDDLSRLVLNSEVDDVFSVECSYFKKVKPRDYSHNYEVNFPKDFPYELLPNGNKYKFYPVVKTVYMYEDIRPLLWGLTAKIIMGFTKIIYGENNG encoded by the coding sequence ATGTATTTAGAAAGATTCAGTTCATATAAACCCAAACCTTTTGGAGTTAATAGAGAATTTGCAGTGGGGATTATACTTTTTGGACCAAAGGAAGATAAAAAAATAATTTTTGAAATACGAAGCTCGACAGTTTCACAGCCAAATGATGTTTCACTTCCCGGAGGAAGAAAAGAGGATGGTGAAAGTCTTTATGAATGTGTACTAAGGGAGATTGAAGAGGAAATTGGTATCCCAAAGGAAGATTTAGAGTATGTCGGTAAATCCGATTATGTGGTAGAACCTATAGGAGTAGTCTATCCTTTTGTCTTCAATTATAAATACGATGATCTTTCAAGGCTTGTATTGAATTCTGAAGTTGATGATGTGTTTTCTGTTGAATGTTCTTATTTTAAAAAGGTAAAACCAAGGGATTACAGCCATAATTATGAAGTTAATTTCCCTAAAGATTTTCCCTATGAACTGCTTCCCAATGGAAATAAGTATAAATTTTATCCCGTGGTAAAGACTGTTTATATGTATGAGGATATCCGTCCGCTATTATGGGGTTTAACAGCTAAAATAATCATGGGTTTCACAAAAATTATTTATGGAGAGAATAATGGATAA
- a CDS encoding GNAT family N-acetyltransferase: MKIDTSKIIIREAEPDDAEQLLVYLKQVGGESRNLTFGEEGLSYTLEQETNFLESLKNNPRAGIYLAIYDEEIIGNCSFDAYSNERLKHRANFAISVKKAYWRHGIGSLLVEHILKKIKNLGCSLVTLEVLSENLPAIELYKKFGFVKYGELDSFFKIDGEHFPAVYMKLDI; this comes from the coding sequence ATGAAAATCGATACAAGTAAGATAATTATAAGAGAAGCTGAACCGGATGATGCAGAACAATTACTGGTATATTTAAAGCAAGTAGGTGGGGAGTCTCGAAACCTCACCTTTGGAGAAGAGGGTTTGTCTTATACCTTGGAACAGGAAACAAACTTTTTAGAAAGTCTTAAAAATAATCCCAGAGCGGGTATTTATTTGGCGATTTATGATGAAGAAATAATAGGAAATTGCAGTTTTGATGCTTATTCTAATGAGCGTCTCAAGCATAGGGCTAATTTTGCCATAAGTGTAAAAAAAGCATACTGGAGACATGGCATCGGGAGTTTACTTGTTGAGCATATACTTAAAAAGATAAAGAATCTTGGATGCAGTCTTGTAACTTTGGAAGTGCTATCTGAAAATTTACCTGCGATTGAATTATACAAAAAGTTTGGGTTTGTAAAATATGGAGAACTGGATTCTTTCTTTAAAATAGATGGAGAGCACTTTCCGGCTGTGTATATGAAGCTGGACATTTAA
- the secE gene encoding preprotein translocase subunit SecE: protein MEQKSKTPATKGKGYLKGVRSEFKKVIWPTKKETINYTSVVILISVLVGAIVYGLDLTFTQLLNLIILK from the coding sequence ATGGAACAAAAGAGCAAAACTCCTGCAACTAAAGGTAAAGGATACCTTAAGGGTGTTAGATCGGAGTTTAAAAAAGTTATCTGGCCAACCAAGAAAGAAACAATTAATTACACTTCAGTTGTAATTTTGATTTCAGTCCTTGTAGGAGCTATTGTATATGGCTTAGACCTAACATTCACACAACTTCTTAATCTAATTATTCTTAAGTGA
- a CDS encoding secondary thiamine-phosphate synthase enzyme YjbQ, which translates to MKSFRKELIIKTDDRREYINITRDVQEAIRESEIKEGFVLVNAMHITASVFINDDESGLHHDFEVWLEKLAPEKPYNMYRHNGYEDNADAHLKRQIMGREVVVAITEGRLDFGPWEQIFYGEYDGKRAKRVLIKIIGE; encoded by the coding sequence ATGAAATCATTTAGAAAAGAATTAATTATCAAGACTGATGACAGAAGAGAATACATAAATATAACTCGCGATGTTCAAGAAGCCATAAGAGAGAGTGAAATTAAAGAAGGATTTGTACTGGTCAATGCAATGCACATCACCGCATCAGTATTTATAAACGACGATGAGTCCGGGCTTCACCATGACTTTGAAGTTTGGCTTGAAAAACTGGCTCCTGAAAAGCCGTACAATATGTATAGACATAATGGTTACGAAGACAATGCCGATGCTCATCTTAAAAGACAGATAATGGGTAGAGAAGTCGTAGTTGCCATAACTGAAGGCAGGCTTGATTTCGGACCTTGGGAACAAATCTTTTACGGAGAATACGACGGAAAAAGAGCTAAAAGAGTTTTGATTAAAATAATAGGTGAATAA
- the rpmG gene encoding 50S ribosomal protein L33 has translation MRDRVTLACTECKNRNYTSSKNKKTTNERIELKKYCKFCKTHTAHKETR, from the coding sequence ATGAGAGATAGAGTAACGCTAGCTTGTACCGAATGCAAGAACAGAAATTACACTTCTTCAAAAAACAAGAAAACAACAAATGAACGTATCGAATTGAAAAAGTACTGTAAATTCTGTAAAACTCACACTGCTCATAAAGAGACTAGGTAA
- the rplA gene encoding 50S ribosomal protein L1 yields MNKRGKKYQESAKLVDRAELYDLKDAIKLVQETAKAKFDETVELHVKLGVDSRHADQQVRGAVVLPHGTGKTLRVVVFAKGEKAAEAERAGADFVGAEDIAQKIQTEGWLDFDVAIATPDMMGVVGRIGKILGPKGLMPNPKSGTVTFDIEQAINDVKAGKVEYRLDKGNIIHVPVGKVSFGDEKLYDNLRTIITAIIKAKPAAAKGRYLRSVSISSTMGPGIKLNGARLTEAVQAKAEDK; encoded by the coding sequence ATGAACAAAAGAGGAAAAAAATATCAAGAAAGTGCGAAGCTCGTAGATAGAGCTGAGCTTTATGATTTAAAAGATGCAATAAAATTAGTGCAAGAAACAGCTAAGGCTAAATTTGATGAGACCGTAGAGCTTCACGTTAAGCTTGGTGTTGACTCAAGACATGCTGACCAACAAGTAAGAGGCGCAGTGGTACTACCACATGGTACTGGTAAGACTCTTAGAGTTGTTGTATTCGCTAAAGGCGAAAAAGCTGCTGAAGCTGAAAGAGCTGGAGCAGACTTCGTTGGAGCAGAAGACATTGCTCAAAAAATCCAAACTGAAGGATGGTTGGATTTTGACGTAGCTATTGCTACACCGGACATGATGGGTGTTGTAGGTAGAATTGGTAAGATACTTGGACCTAAAGGTTTAATGCCTAACCCTAAGTCAGGAACTGTAACATTTGATATAGAGCAAGCTATCAACGATGTTAAAGCAGGTAAGGTAGAGTACAGACTTGACAAGGGAAATATTATCCACGTACCAGTTGGAAAAGTTTCATTCGGCGATGAAAAACTTTACGATAACCTAAGAACTATTATTACAGCAATCATCAAAGCTAAACCTGCAGCAGCTAAAGGTAGATACTTAAGATCAGTTTCAATCTCATCAACAATGGGACCTGGAATTAAATTAAACGGTGCTAGATTAACTGAAGCAGTTCAAGCTAAAGCTGAAGATAAATAA
- a CDS encoding metallophosphoesterase, translated as MRTVKKLSIPAIIIIIWIVWTNFTIEVTQLRIKDTKLPTEFNGFKIAHVSDLHNKDWKDQLIRKLEKEKPDVVCITGDLIDANKTNIGIAMSFVNRAVEVATVYYVTGNHEAWTKNYPELKNRLIKSGVVIMDDRSEFIEWEGSKIQIIGLEDPEFIKRDDLKGLADLTLEKKLERLLDRDYFSITLSHRPEIFESYVNAGADLVLTGHAHGGQFRIPFIGGVIAPNQGLFPKYTSGVYTKDKTSMVVSRGLGNSILSVRINNRPELVIVTLSNED; from the coding sequence ATGAGAACTGTTAAGAAATTAAGTATTCCGGCAATAATAATCATCATATGGATAGTTTGGACAAATTTCACAATTGAAGTAACTCAATTGAGAATTAAGGACACTAAACTACCTACTGAATTTAACGGTTTTAAAATTGCACATGTATCGGATTTGCACAATAAGGATTGGAAAGATCAGCTTATCCGAAAACTTGAAAAAGAAAAGCCGGATGTAGTATGCATTACGGGAGATTTAATTGACGCGAATAAAACGAACATAGGTATTGCGATGAGTTTTGTCAACAGGGCAGTTGAAGTTGCCACGGTATATTATGTTACCGGCAATCATGAGGCTTGGACTAAGAATTATCCGGAATTGAAAAACAGATTGATAAAATCAGGTGTAGTGATTATGGATGACAGATCTGAATTTATAGAATGGGAAGGAAGCAAGATTCAGATTATAGGTCTTGAAGATCCTGAGTTTATAAAAAGAGATGATTTAAAGGGGTTAGCAGACCTGACACTAGAAAAGAAACTCGAACGACTTCTAGATAGGGACTACTTCTCAATCACTCTGTCTCATAGACCGGAAATATTTGAAAGTTATGTGAACGCAGGTGCCGATTTGGTGCTTACCGGGCATGCGCATGGAGGACAATTTCGCATTCCTTTTATTGGTGGCGTCATAGCTCCCAATCAAGGTCTTTTTCCAAAGTATACCAGCGGAGTCTACACTAAGGATAAAACGAGTATGGTCGTCAGTAGGGGGCTTGGCAATTCAATTTTGAGTGTGCGAATAAATAATAGGCCGGAGCTCGTCATTGTGACTTTATCAAATGAGGATTAG
- a CDS encoding methyltransferase domain-containing protein translates to MDKEKIKKSVSTFYKNVANEKAGIKVDANELGKAIGYSKEELEMVPEEANMGLGCGNPQEKAQPKNGEVVIDLGCGKGMDVFIASKKVGDEGYVIGVDMTYDMVTKARQIAMKRGFKNVEFRLGEIENLPVADNTADIVLSNCVINLSTEKDRVYSEIFRVLKPGGRIGISDITLYEELPSKVINDPKMYGT, encoded by the coding sequence ATGGATAAAGAAAAAATAAAAAAATCTGTAAGTACTTTTTATAAAAATGTCGCTAATGAAAAAGCGGGTATAAAAGTAGATGCTAATGAATTAGGAAAAGCAATAGGTTATTCCAAAGAAGAACTTGAAATGGTACCTGAAGAAGCAAATATGGGCTTAGGATGTGGTAATCCTCAAGAGAAAGCTCAGCCTAAAAATGGTGAAGTCGTTATAGACCTAGGATGTGGCAAGGGCATGGATGTGTTTATCGCCTCAAAGAAAGTTGGAGATGAGGGATATGTCATCGGTGTTGACATGACCTATGATATGGTAACCAAAGCCAGACAGATTGCCATGAAAAGAGGATTTAAGAATGTGGAATTTAGGCTGGGAGAGATAGAAAATTTACCGGTCGCTGATAATACAGCTGACATAGTATTAAGTAATTGTGTTATAAATCTATCTACGGAAAAGGATAGGGTATATAGTGAGATTTTCAGGGTTTTAAAACCCGGAGGGAGAATTGGTATATCAGATATAACACTTTATGAGGAGTTACCAAGTAAAGTCATCAATGATCCCAAAATGTACGGTACCTGA
- a CDS encoding HAD hydrolase-like protein: MYENILLDLDGTLSDNSKGIFKGVIKALEYFNIDYCESDLNSFIGPPLLDSFMIKYNMDKTSALKAVEVYREYYSVDGLFENTLYDGVEKVLSVLKERGKKLYLTTAKPQVFAEKIMIHFGVDHYFDGIYGATLDTSRIHKEDIIKYVIMNNKLEKRVTIMVGDRYHDIEGADVNGIDSVGVTYGFGSRDELLASGADFVIDDIAALPEIL, encoded by the coding sequence ATGTACGAAAATATACTATTAGATTTAGATGGTACATTGTCAGACAATTCCAAAGGAATCTTTAAGGGTGTTATAAAAGCTTTGGAGTATTTTAATATTGATTATTGCGAGAGTGATTTGAATTCGTTCATTGGTCCACCATTATTGGATTCATTTATGATTAAATACAATATGGACAAGACAAGTGCTTTGAAAGCTGTGGAAGTCTACAGGGAATACTATAGCGTTGACGGCTTGTTTGAGAATACGCTATATGATGGCGTGGAAAAGGTGTTATCAGTTCTTAAAGAAAGAGGAAAGAAATTATATCTAACTACTGCAAAACCTCAAGTTTTTGCTGAAAAAATAATGATACATTTTGGAGTCGATCATTATTTTGATGGGATTTACGGGGCAACTCTAGATACTTCGAGAATCCATAAGGAAGACATCATTAAATATGTGATTATGAATAATAAGCTTGAAAAGAGGGTAACAATTATGGTAGGGGACAGATACCACGATATTGAAGGAGCAGATGTAAACGGTATAGATTCGGTTGGCGTTACCTATGGATTTGGGAGCAGGGATGAACTATTAGCTTCCGGAGCGGACTTTGTTATTGACGATATCGCAGCACTTCCGGAGATACTTTAG